TtccttataattattaaaaaatactaaaacATATTCGTAAATACTCTCGATGTTTCGCGAAACTAGAGAAAGAATGAGAGTTaccaaaaaatgaaagaaacgaagaaaaaagaaaaagcgaGAAAAAAAACGACATGCGAAAAAAGCGAGAAAAAAAACGACATGCGAATACGCACTACTGTTAAAGAAGTTTCTGTAAGGTtttgatttgataatttttatgtGGTTATGGAGGGTGTCCCTTACCTTCCagcagtttattttatttaagtctTTTTGAATTCACGATGTCATGTTCCTCTCTTGCTGGTACTTTGGTGGTTTGAGTTTTCGTTTTAAGTTTCAATTTACTTTTCTTGTCGAGTAGGTTATATGGTTTAATTGTGAGAAAACTATTATTTGTTGACGAATTTGGATTCGATGAGGATTCCAATTGGCTTTTGAAAAGAATATTCTTTGCATTGATGTGGCATTTGGGGACTGTACTGCTCAGCGAGTAATTCTTGTATGTCGTTAACCAGTTGTTCGTTTGATCGGTTAAATGATCGTCTTCAATGATCttatttcggtttgatcgaGTTTAGTCTTTTACTGCAtgtaatttttctcttttttttgtgGTCAATCTTTGGCTATGTGTTTGTTGATTGTGTTTcgcttattcttttatttttaatgctcCCTATAATTGTATGCAAAAGAAAATGTTGGTACGACAATGAAGAGGTCGATTCCAGTGCAAGTGATGTTTCAGTCAATTTGAGTTTAGCTGTGTCCTTTTCGACTTAATCGATTTAATTGCTtatatttagttcgattttatcaattttttaatttgacttattttaatttagtttcatCAAAACGGTTTTATTTTATCTTAGCTCATTAAATCTCGTTAGAATatgtattgataaaaaaaaattatgaggaAACATCCTCTGTAGTTGTAAACCGTTTTGAAAGTGAGAGAAGTCTTGGATGTGGGGCCAACAACTATAATAGAGGAAGTTGTTGATTTTCCATTTGGACTCAATTTATTATCATGAATTAAAACACattgtaataaattaaattccatcagcaattattttttcagagttaataaatttgaatttaaaattttaaagagttgaaaaaaatatactgataatcaaattaaattgaataacagTTTAGTTAAATaggatttaaaaaaattaaaataatttaatcagattattttaatttatcagaCTTTACATAAATTGGATTATTTCCATATTTTCCGTGTGTGAACTAAAATCCaagttctaaaaaaataaatatgaactAATTAAATGAATAATCAAACTAAGAGACTTAAACCAAATAATTTTCAACTAGACATCTACCATGGGATCTGCCATTCTAGAATCCAGAGTTTTATACTTCCACAAACACATAGCATACAACAAGAAACTAATTAACTTCTAATAAAAGGacgaaaatatttaattatcttaCAAGAACATATCATCTCAGAACGAAAAGGACAGCGTTCACCTTATCAAGAGACGATGGCAGAGGTTAAAGCATCAAGGGACATTTCAAAAAGTTATGCTAAATGGGCAAGGACATGGTGGAATGGGAACTTCAACGACTCCTTCAAGCATCTGCACAACTTGCTTCATGAAGGGTCGCAGCGATGGATCTTCTTGAACGCACCAGAGCCCAACCATCACAAACCTCTCTAGCTTCCTTCTCTCATCCAAATCCAAGGCGTCTGCGTCATGTCCAACCAGGGCATCTAAACTCCCTTCACAATAACAATCATAAGCCCAGTCTGTTAAAATTGCTTTCTCTGTATTGGTTCCGTCGATATCCGCTTCCACACTTTTTCTGCAACTAATGATCTCTAGCAGCAGGACTCCAAAGCTGTAGACGTCCACTTTCACTGTGATGGGCAAGTTCCTAAACCAATCTGGGGCGACGTATCCTTTTGTTCCTCTAATGGCAGTTAGGGTATCGCTCTGATCCAACAACAAAAGCTTTGCCAATCCGAAGTCACATATCCTTGCGTTGTAACAGTCATCCAGAAGTACATTCTGGGGCTTTATATCACAGTGGATAATCTGAGTGCTACATTCCTCATGCAAGTAAAGTAGTCCTCTTGCAATTCCAAAAGCAATCTGGACTCTTTTGTTCCAACTGGGTCTCTCGCCTACAAAGAGAAAGCTTGATAAAGTTCCATTGCTCAGGAACTCGTATACCAGTAGTTGATGTTCTCCATCGTCACAGAATCCCAGCAGTCGAACCAGATTCTTATGATGTGTCTGACCGATCACCTTTAACTCTGTTCTGAATTCCTTCATACCATCTCTTGCCACAGTTTCTAACTTCTTCACTGCCACAGGGATGCTAGACCCCACACTTAGCACCCCTTTGTATACGATGCCAAAAGCTCCTCTTCCCAGTTCTTCCTTGAATCCATCTGTAGCTTCTACGAGCTCTTCGTAATCAAAACACCGCAAATTTGTCTCTGCTAAATTATCCTGATGAGGAACTCGTTTGTGTTTcttttggtgtatgaggaagcAACCCAAACAAATTGCACCAACCAATAACAAGTTTGCGAAAATGGAGCAACTCAAAAGTACGGCTCCAGCTACCATCAAACCATCTCTGTTTTTGTCCTGTTTCACCAAGATTTCTGGTTTAATTCTTGGGACATCACCTCTTCTAACTTTGATAAGTGCCTTGCCGTTAAGATTAGGATCTACCCTTCCATTAGAGAGTGGCAGCTTCTTCTTCCAACACATATCGCCGGATCTGAAAATAGCAACAGCGCACATACAATCTTGTAAACAAGATTGCCTACAGCCTTCTTCAGTAAAAGGCTGCAAGAGGGCATAATCAGATGTTGGCCAATCTGTATTCATGAGAACTTCAAAGCCATATAAATCTTCCATCGGACCCGTCTCGTTTTCTTCACATGTCTGCGTGTAGTTTGGTTTGCAATTGCCGTGCTGATCATTTGGATCAAGTAAAGAATACCCACTCGGACATTCACAGTTCGCTCTCTGATCTTGGATCAGTGTGCAGACACTATTGAACCCGCAGACGCCACTACCAGCGTTTACCCTGCTTGCTTGGCAAATATTACCAGGTTGAGTCCAAATTGGAGTCCACCTTTCGTTGCCAGTTGATGTTATTGGGCGATAATAATGAGTGAAAACTCCATCAAAATTGAGAGTTGCTCTGTGATAGAAGTTTCCTAGTGGTGGATCCGAACTGAGTGGGAATTTTTGGCCATTTGCTCTCAGTATATACAAGTATGCTGATGAATTAAAGATCAGTTGGAAACCAGCACTCGAGGAATTTGAATCACCGTCAGTGCCGCTCTCATAATAAGGTTCGTTAGTATGGTTAGAGGGCAAGTTTACAGAAGCAAGGACAAGATTACCATCTTCTTGAAGTTTCAGCTGAAACCTTCCTCTGGAAAAATTGGTATCTGAATATCGAGAAGAAAGCACCCCTTCCCTCTCCAGGATTTGAGAAGGTAATATTGTATCAGTAGGATGCTCAAAGCTTTCCCAAGCGACAGAATCACCAGCATGAATCACAAAATTGCCAGCATCTGTCATGGCACCAGAAGTAACAGAGCCACTGGTGGGGGATCTCCATAGCTCTCCGCCTCGTGGGTCCGTAAGGACAAGCCCGCCATCGGTAAGCTGGACTTTTGAATTCTTGGGTGCAGGATAATCTCCATTAGAATACCAAACTATGGTTTTTTCTGGTATATTTGCATACCAAATAGCAAGCAAGAAGAGATCGACGCTGTTGTTCTTGTTCAGTGGATAAAAACCAAAGGCAAAAACACCAGAAGGTGAAAGCCATGAGGAGTTCTGATCAGAGGCAGTGCGAGAAGCACCCACAGTTAGATTACCACGGTTTTGAGCAAGAGCAAAATTTGGTAGCAGAAAGAGCAAGAAAtaagaaagaggaagaagagcAAAAGCCATTAGCGAGAGCAATCTGGTCCTGATTAGCCCATCAAAGTAAAGAAGCTTTTTAAGCAGGAGCCATACGGAGTTTTAAGTCAAGTTCTAAGTCAACCGCAGGTTTCCATCTTCGTGGGGGGCCATGGCCCGAGATGTGTGGTTGAAGATATTCTATTTCATTCTTTCGAtcattctattaaaaaaatattatgaacaGATGGAGtcattgtgatttttttttttaaagaattttccGTCCACTAAAAGAATTTTCCACCAAATAGTCAAATTCAAATAATCGTCCAAGTTCTGCTGCCTCTGGATATTTCGAGTGAAAACACCATCAAAACTGAGACTCGCAGTCTGATACAAGCCTGCACCCGGAGCAGTGACTGTCGACAGAATGAATGCTTCTCCGTCCTTTCCAATCCTTGCACGGCGCCTGAATTGCTAAATGCGATGCCACAACCAGAATTTGAAGAATTTTTAGTGCCAGAAAGGTTCTGCTAATGTAGAATGCATCATAAACTAATACGTCTCCAATTTAACGGGATCAAGCTCAGGATTTCTAATTATAACTTCAAGCAAACGCAAGTGCATGCAGGCTTCTTCCACCTTGGATCacttttatgtttcaaagtagtCTCTTTGAAACGGCTCCTGAGTCCTGACCCTCGACTTGGAGAATTGTAAAAATTAGATTTCATTTTCTCCAAGAGGAATGGAATTATGGAAGTCTATGCAAAGAGACTACTTGCAAACATGTGATTCAAGAGGGATGGAGTCCTGACCTTGCTTACAATAATAAGCAATGTTCAGACCACATAGGCTTCCTCTTTTCACCATTCTTTCTTCTAAcaaagtatttatttttttgccaAAACGCATTATTCACTTTCCTCCTAAGTAGTTGCAGGTCATAACATATTCTGCGCATGCAAATGCCAATCATATTcatgatagagaagaaaaatcCATATAGATTAAACCATAAATTAGGAAACAAGGGAAACTCATTTATTGTCTTTTATTCAACTTCTACTGCAGAGGAGTAATCTAGCAGTGCACTGCTCACCCTGGTTAGGATACCATATTTTATTCTGTCTGAGAAAATTGGATTCCATAACCATAAGAAATGACAGTGCATCCAAAGACAGTAAAAAAGGGGAGAACATATTATTCAGGTTCTTGTGACATTAAAGCACATAACCACCTCACGCATCTTCACACTGCTCAGCTATGGGAATTTCTAATCCAGGAAATATTTGTTTCTCCTCATCcctgaaaaataaatttcaatttacaAACACTTCCAATATTGATCACTGATATCCAAGGAAACTGGTAAACGCAAACATATGCATACAAATTACCTACTGCTCCCTTTGTGCGACGTCCTGTTGCCTTCTTTGGTCGTCCCCTTCTCCGTTTTTGTGTTCCCTCACACCTTCATAATTATGTTACTGTTATCTATAGCCAACTTAAGAACAAAAAGAACATTCATGATGTTTGTGTAAACAAAGAACATTTCCAAAACCAAACaaataaatagaaaagaaaCAATCAGAAAGTTAATTGAATTTGAATGAAAAAATATTCCAAATATTTAGACTGAAGAGAATTTCCCACAGAAATCAATTAGATTGTCTATATTGTTCTGATATTTTTGTTATCTCcatatgtatttatttatttagggaCTCCATTTATGGCCAACACAGTATAGGTCAAGTGATACTCACTCATCAGACGTTCCCCCTAGGAACAAATTTTCACCACTTTCTTGTCCTTGCTGAACATGAATGATTGGAGAAGGAAGGGATGCTTCCTGGTTTAATAAACAATTGATGCTCTTGCTCCTCTGGTTACCATCACATTCACTAGGATTCTCTTTCTCCAGCGTTAATGCAGTCTCTATATTTACCAAGTTATCATGCATTGATGTTGTGTCCATCTTCACCTCCATCTTTGCCTCTTGCTCAGGGATTGTTGTTGCATCCGCATTTCCCCGTGTAACAGCAGCTTTTGCTCGCTTTCCTGTCTCCACTCTTTCAGTTTTTGACCAACGAtaaattcttttctttaatGGCAATTCCCTTTCTGGTTCATAAATCCTCAGCATAGGTTTTCAGTGAgcttttcaataatatattgtAAGGAATGcaagagaaaaggaaaaataataatGCTGCATGTGAAAAGCTCACAGAAATTCAAAAAGCAGTTCAACAGCATATAgaatgaattataaaaataagcttCAAACTAGCTAGCCTCCTCCTTCTGACACTAAGATGGGCAGCCTGTTCAAATCACTTTTGTTGAAACAACCTTCATGGCACATCTGCATACATCCATAAAGCTAAAGAGTTCTCTATCCTGTGCTTTTCAAAGGACAAATATGTTTAGTTGGTCAGCTCTATGGCTTCATGAAGGCAAAAGTAATTGCAGTTAAAGGGATAAAAGTAACCTAAGAACTCCTAAAGATTGTCTGAAATTTAACAATACATAATGCTAGAATATGCATCCAAAAGTTTATCGCAGAGAATTCTTGGTGTTATGTTATGAAATTCTACTTCACACAATTATAGAATATGTGATAGATTAGCATTGGCTCTTTGACCCTGTGACATAAATGCCCATGGATGACATATATGCAGGCACCACAAGCCTTCATACATCCAACAATTGTGGTCATGTAGCTGCATTCGTTGAATGAATAAATCATGTTGGATATGTATGTGTCAAGTAGTTGATGGTGCTCCTATTACAAGGGAAGTTGTAGTTTACCTGGTCGAATGGAAGTAGCTCGCAGTGCAAGGACGATATGAGTTGAAAACCTGGGCCTATCTCCTTCCCTATTATTTcagaaaaaaatggaaaaacatGTTTCATACTAATGGACCAACAGTTGATCAAGTTTGTCATGAAAGTGTAAGCCTCcatgagaaaaaagaaaagaaaatgagaattATTTCTTAAGTTTCTTTTCACCAACAACAAAAGATTCAAAACACTGACCAAGGGATGATATATTCATAAATGAACCAAATTGAAAATTCAAAGATGCTAAGGGcataataatgataaataacTAGAAGATATGAATATCCTCCCAAATTAATAATTAGTCTATTCAAAAtctgatatgatatgacaggaataGAAAATGTCGATAAAGATAGAACAAGTTTACCTATTAGAGGTCCTAGACAAATTTGATTTTCTGCGTCCGTTGCCAGTTTCTTCAACTTTTTGGTTCACCTAAAGCATCATATATCAAATATAAGATATGGTAAGATACTTTTGTACATGCTAAATTGTGGTGGATTGAAATCAAATCCAATCGAGCACTATtaagcccaagacagaaaaatTGATGACAACAGAAAGAATGATGAGACGAAAGGGGCTTTCAAACGTAGATTAAATGCTAAAGAAGAGGAGGTAAATGAAGGATAAATCACATGGCTAGGACTCTCCAACATATTGTTCTCTCTTCCAATTTCCCGTTCTACATGATTTAAGGATTTTGCTTCACCAGCTAGTGCCATCTGCGACTGATCATGCGATTGAGCTGCTCGAGCATCTAGGTCTGAAGTTCTCCTCAGCGGGCAGGATGACCATTTAATGTGTCGATTCACCTCTTCAACCAAGAATCGATCATCAAAGCATGGACCTCGTGAAGAAAAACGAGTGTTCCTTGGAGCTTCTTCAGGTGGCAGAGGTAGCATAGAACAGGATAGCCGGCTGTTTCGAATTCTCATCTCAAGAACTGAGAGCAATTATACCAAAAAACAACAAGATGACTGCTCAAAGATAAGATTGTGAAAGGGATGCTATCACCGTGACTGCTAAAGGCTATCTTAACTGGCCCTTGCAAAATATGGAAGACGAGAGTGCAAGTCTGTCCGTTACATGGAGGGCATCAGGTCATCAGCTACGTGGAGCTCTGTTCTGCTGCATTCGTTGCACGTGTAGCACTAAGACACTTTCAGTTAGGGATTAACCAGGGTAGACGACAGTGTGCACGATATTACATGTATTCGCGTGTCAAAATCTTGAAAAAGATTGATCTCATCTTCAAGCTCACTAGAGCACCACCTCTTTTCTGCGTGAATTGGTATTCCCCTCCACCAAGATTCCTTTTGGAAGTTTCTTTTTCTATTAACTCAAGTTTGGAAACAAATTAATCATGTGCAAAACAAATGATATGcatgaaattaaaagaaaaatgaaaatctGATGTATGATACTATTTATGGAGTTAGGAAATTAGTTTTTCAGATAGGAAATGCACCATAAATTGTCAagtaatttgaaaataaaagaaataaaaaacaatGCACATATCCTGAAATGATATTGTTCTACATACAGACCACAAAAAGATTAGCAAGTAAACTCAGGGTGATGGAATTTGCAAGATTTTTCCATATATAATTTCTTCACTACTGAGAATCAAAGCACAAAAAAGGGATTATTGAAGAAGTAATAAAAAGGAATCTCATACCTAAAAGAACTCTTGGTGCTCTACAACAAAACTAAGACATAGCCCCAAGGCCAAAAACAACAGCAGAAAGCTGCCTTGGCATGACAAAGCAGATCAGCTGGCTCTGCAATAATGGATCATCAGGCAATTTGGAATAGCTCTGTATTATTAATAAAGCATTTGTGTTACATGAAATATTAGACTATCTTTTCATGCTCTATATAAGGTATAGCAAAGCAAAAATTTTTTGGCAGTTTCTACTTACATGCTCAACATCATCCTGAAACAATCTCACTCAACTTGGATACACCCTCCAATCTTGAGATTATACAGCGCATATAagacagagaaaaaaaaaacttattttatgtAAAAGGTCCAAATGGCGATTGCGATGTGACAGTGAATACAAAGAAACTACCAcattcacttttattttttattcttacaGGCATAATGTGTGTGCTTCGTTGAGAGTAACTCCTCTCATTTCAGATCTACCAGATGTTTGAAAGAAACGGACAAGTAGTAATTCCAAGTAAAATTTAGAAATGCCGAGAAAGAATGGTATATTCAAACGGTTCTCTTCCAATTTCTTTTGGATGAGCAGAAAATGGAGATCCAGATGGAGAGAGTCAAAGAAAAAAGGGAAGGCACTGATTTAGTAAAAAGCTACATGCTATTCTATCTTGCAGCACAAATAATTTCAAACCTTAAACATTCTTCAGGTGTACTGCAATTAATTCACAATCAGGGCAATTAATTGAACCATGAATAGATTCAAACCTTTAACAATCAGTGGATTCTAATtgcataaataaaattatatattcatcAAGGGTGTCAGACTATGAGAATACAATATGAAGTCATGGTTAACATAACTGTGTATGCCATATAAAGTGCAATCTCAAGGAACAAAGATCTTTAAAAATTGCAGTTAATAAGATATATATATTGCAGAACATGCGTGCTTACTGCATAGGCATACACATGGTGATAAATCGATCTAATTTAACCTGAGGAGAAGATAACATCATATTGTGTGTctataaaaataagaaagtaAGGAGATGTCAACAGTTTGGCTTTGTTTGAGGGGTAGaggaaaatgggatagaggccACAAACTTGCATTTTATCCATATGCGTTCCTGCATCCTATTTTCCCATCCCAAACAGAGCCTTCTAAATGGAGCCAAGATATCAGGAGAAAATGAAATTAATGAGTATAACCCTCTTTTCTTTAAAGCATCCATCCAATCCCGGCATTGCTCTTCGCATGAGGCCACATAGAATAATAAAAGCATATGAGAAAAGTTCAATTCTctgaaaaatttaaatctaaagcaaaagatgaagagtAAAACAACCAAATAGTTATAGTTTTGGAATCACTAATAAGTGACAAGAAACTGGTGAATCTTTGGGAATAACTGAATCTATCTCTAACACAGAGAGGACTAGggaaaaatataaatgaataaattacaGAGTCATAGCATGTAAagggaaaaacaaaaaaagattcTTCTACTCATTAAACAGTGAAGCTAAGGAGGATAAAAGAACTGCAAAATTTTGGAGAGAGAATAAGTTTATCTTTCCTTTTGAGATCTCTACAAGAATGCTAATGATGTCGCTTGTTGTAAGTAGGGTTTGAAAGGCTCGCTGGTGCCTTCCTGAAACTTCTCTCCGGATAATTCTGGGGATCTTTAATAGCTCCAAAATTGACTTTGTTTGATGATATTGAGGGGATAGGTACTAGCAGTCTCCCTGGTTGATTTCTGAATCCTGGATGGATCTCCCTCTCATGGTGGAGACTGGAGACAACACAACAGTATGAATAAGAATCAAggaaaaatagaattaaaattcTACTGATTCTCGTGGTTCTTCTTTCCAAGAAAGAAGATGAAACGAGTTATGTGGGACATAATGATGAATTGATGATATCTTCTCAAGGAAGGTGGCAAGTGGATGCATTTTGGGTCAGATAGTTAGCAGTAAAGTCGGACTAGATGCTACTTAACAACACCTACATTCTCGGTAGACTTTGTTTGTTAACAGCAAAAGAATTCAAAACTATGGGCAGAGATTTTACAGTAAACGCCACTTCCACATTTGAGGAGGAGAGATTATATGTAATCACTGTGATCCCAACTAAGATTTGCTAGTTGGTGTGTCGACTATTTTTGACATGTGTActgaataaagtaaaaaaaaaaaaaaaaaggatggattgatttttattttgttttttttcctatttcatttgaattttcttttctttccctcCACATGTCATAATATTATTCGATTGTCATAGACTCGTATATCACTGTTTCTACTCTGAAAACTATCGTTAAGGGCAGTTCTAATAGGAAAAAAATATGTGCAAATGAATGATTACGGATAGTTTATTCCTAGGAATCAATTATAATCACAGCACAAATTAATACTGGTGAATTTTTTGTCAAACTCAAGCAGGTTTCCatttatgaaaaagaaaattccaaTTTACATTGTTTCAATAATATATTCAATATTTCCATTGAGAATCTCACGTCtatatttctattaaaaatcTCACGTtgtaaacatataaaaaaataaagataaaatataaagataaaaataaataattaatttataatattaaattagttaattattttaatatacaaaataatttaattatttatataaatttatataaaataaattaatgattaatatacTCAACACACTCAAACTTAatatgatattaaatttttattcgaatagtaaattttaactgttcataatattataaaatcacAATATAATGTGATATTATCGTCTTTTCCTCCTTCTTAAATctaatttcttcttttcttttattgtccCTGTTAAGAACTTCAGAGATATTCTGATTAttacttatgatttctgtatggtggaAATGTTTCTctatacaatccaatcaatttttataGATTTATTGCATCCTTTGGAATGGATATCTATTATGAAATtagagtaaaaaaaaatatgtttttattttttaataatatttatttttaaaatatagggaATGAGAGCTCTTGATTGTACAATCGATTCCCGCTTCTTTGAAAGGAGATAcaagatataaaatttttttataattttttatattttgatggttGTTCCTCAGTTAATAGACAAAAATTGAAAAGAGATTTTttgttaatgtggaagagtaaTGTGTCTGTTTTTATGGTTgacttttctttaaattttattgattcagttgtttcggaaggtaatgttcaatggaggtttactaatTATTATGGGTTTCCGAAATCGCAACGACGACGTTAGTCTTGAAATCTTATTCAAGTTTTATCTCGTTGAAGTTCTCTTCCATGACTTTATTCgaaagactttaatgatttatactcgagaAATGAGAAAGAACAATgagtatttttgccaaattatcttatgcataGATTTAGACAGACATTTAGGAGcatttttgttaaattattctatgtagagatttaattttgagtgattgtaaatttttgttagactctaaaaTTATTCTATGCAGAGATTTAAATTGATATCtctctttatttgataaaattttattaatataatcaataattttatttaaaagaaaaaactattcataatattatataattaaattcatgtaggattattaaaaaataattaaaaaatattaaatatatagtttTACTTGAGAAAAGTGTTGAGAATCTCACGTGATACATACGAGGAAGTAAAGAAGTAATGGTGAATACAAGTGATTGATTTGCAATATTAAATTGGCTAGTCAttttaatatagaaaatttttataaaatgaattcatGATTAAGATGCCCAACGCTTCCTCCAAATTTAACAATTTCATTGTCCAGCCTCCCAATAAAAACTTGATTCAACAATTATATACaagtttaaaaaatctacttCCATATTTGTGATAGATGCAAGCAACTTATGACGAACAGAAAGCATGCAGACTCCTGGTCAATAAGCTCAAGCTGGTGGCAGGCGAGCATATTTTTCCATTCCCTGATGCTCATCGAATGACCGTTCTATTAATTTAAGCAACCTCCTCACTTCCCCAAAATCACACGAATTTCGCTGTAGAGGAGGTTGAACCTCCTCAGCCATAAGTTGAGGCTGTACAGAAAGTCGATAGCACAAA
This Manihot esculenta cultivar AM560-2 chromosome 6, M.esculenta_v8, whole genome shotgun sequence DNA region includes the following protein-coding sequences:
- the LOC110616963 gene encoding uncharacterized protein LOC110616963 isoform X1, producing the protein MRIRNSRLSCSMLPLPPEEAPRNTRFSSRGPCFDDRFLVEEVNRHIKWSSCPLRRTSDLDARAAQSHDQSQMALAGEAKSLNHVEREIGRENNMLESPSHVNQKVEETGNGRRKSNLSRTSNREGDRPRFSTHIVLALRATSIRPERELPLKKRIYRWSKTERVETGKRAKAAVTRGNADATTIPEQEAKMEVKMDTTSMHDNLVNIETALTLEKENPSECDGNQRSKSINCLLNQEASLPSPIIHVQQGQESGENLFLGGTSDECEGTQKRRRGRPKKATGRRTKGAVGMRRNKYFLD
- the LOC110616963 gene encoding uncharacterized protein LOC110616963 isoform X2, with the protein product MRIRNSRLSCSMLPLPPEEAPRNTRFSSRGPCFDDRFLVEEVNRHIKWSSCPLRRTSDLDARAAQSHDQSQMALAGEAKSLNHVEREIGRENNMLESPSHVNQKVEETGNGRRKSNLSRTSNREGDRPRFSTHIVLALRATSIRPERELPLKKRIYRWSKTERVETGKRAKAAVTRGNADATTIPEQEAKMEVKMDTTSMHDNLVNIETALTLEKENPSECDGNQRSKSINCLLNQEASLPSPIIHVQQGQESGENLFLGGTSDDWL
- the LOC110617792 gene encoding G-type lectin S-receptor-like serine/threonine-protein kinase LECRK3; the encoded protein is MAFALLPLSYFLLFLLPNFALAQNRGNLTVGASRTASDQNSSWLSPSGVFAFGFYPLNKNNSVDLFLLAIWYANIPEKTIVWYSNGDYPAPKNSKVQLTDGGLVLTDPRGGELWRSPTSGSVTSGAMTDAGNFVIHAGDSVAWESFEHPTDTILPSQILEREGVLSSRYSDTNFSRGRFQLKLQEDGNLVLASVNLPSNHTNEPYYESGTDGDSNSSSAGFQLIFNSSAYLYILRANGQKFPLSSDPPLGNFYHRATLNFDGVFTHYYRPITSTGNERWTPIWTQPGNICQASRVNAGSGVCGFNSVCTLIQDQRANCECPSGYSLLDPNDQHGNCKPNYTQTCEENETGPMEDLYGFEVLMNTDWPTSDYALLQPFTEEGCRQSCLQDCMCAVAIFRSGDMCWKKKLPLSNGRVDPNLNGKALIKVRRGDVPRIKPEILVKQDKNRDGLMVAGAVLLSCSIFANLLLVGAICLGCFLIHQKKHKRVPHQDNLAETNLRCFDYEELVEATDGFKEELGRGAFGIVYKGVLSVGSSIPVAVKKLETVARDGMKEFRTELKVIGQTHHKNLVRLLGFCDDGEHQLLVYEFLSNGTLSSFLFVGERPSWNKRVQIAFGIARGLLYLHEECSTQIIHCDIKPQNVLLDDCYNARICDFGLAKLLLLDQSDTLTAIRGTKGYVAPDWFRNLPITVKVDVYSFGVLLLEIISCRKSVEADIDGTNTEKAILTDWAYDCYCEGSLDALVGHDADALDLDERRKLERFVMVGLWCVQEDPSLRPFMKQVVQMLEGVVEVPIPPCPCPFSITF